In Clostridium swellfunianum, a genomic segment contains:
- a CDS encoding substrate-binding domain-containing protein → MKFLFRVLSYISIIVIFVIFNIILLNSLREEKAVEGKIKPKIVLISHVYSNPYWQYIKQGAEKAARERNAVVEFQGPDSASVEEGIKFINMAYAAKASGIITYVQDEEKYKPVIDRVVEGDIPVVTIDSDAEKSKRLAYIGTDNIKAGGVAAEELINQVGKEGNIGIIVGGNTVKNQMERVQGFKNYISENSELSIATVESSDSYLLEAEIAAKKILLGNRDIKAIFCASALDGVGAAKALTKLGLAGKVKIICFDDLPETINGIRNGVITSTIVQMPNLMGYNAVNIIMNIVEGKDTKGVFSTDVYVVKKENLEEYEKEKGEYGGEAK, encoded by the coding sequence GTGAAATTTCTATTTAGGGTGTTAAGCTATATATCAATTATAGTTATATTTGTTATATTTAATATCATACTTTTGAATAGTTTAAGAGAAGAAAAGGCAGTGGAAGGGAAAATCAAGCCAAAGATAGTACTTATATCTCATGTCTATTCGAACCCATATTGGCAGTATATAAAGCAAGGCGCTGAAAAAGCAGCAAGAGAAAGAAATGCAGTAGTTGAATTTCAGGGACCAGACAGTGCAAGCGTAGAAGAAGGAATAAAGTTTATAAACATGGCCTATGCCGCAAAGGCAAGCGGAATAATCACGTATGTTCAAGATGAAGAAAAGTATAAGCCTGTTATAGATAGGGTTGTGGAGGGTGATATACCTGTAGTAACTATTGACTCTGATGCTGAAAAGAGTAAACGTTTAGCCTACATTGGAACAGATAATATTAAGGCAGGAGGTGTAGCTGCTGAAGAGCTTATCAATCAGGTGGGGAAGGAAGGAAACATAGGAATTATAGTTGGAGGGAACACAGTTAAAAATCAGATGGAAAGAGTACAAGGCTTTAAAAATTATATAAGTGAAAATTCAGAGCTTTCAATAGCTACTGTTGAATCTTCTGATTCATACCTATTAGAGGCAGAAATTGCAGCAAAGAAAATACTGCTAGGTAATAGGGATATTAAAGCTATTTTTTGTGCTTCAGCCTTAGATGGAGTTGGTGCAGCAAAGGCACTAACCAAATTAGGACTAGCTGGTAAGGTTAAAATTATATGCTTTGATGATTTGCCTGAAACAATTAATGGTATAAGAAACGGTGTAATAACCTCCACCATAGTTCAAATGCCAAATCTTATGGGATATAATGCAGTAAATATAATAATGAATATAGTTGAAGGCAAGGATACAAAAGGGGTATTCTCAACGGATGTTTATGTTGTTAAAAAGGAAAATCTTGAAGAGTATGAAAAGGAAAAAGGGGAGTATGGTGGTGAAGCCAAATAG
- a CDS encoding sensor histidine kinase, whose protein sequence is MVVKPNSLRSKFIIFVVIIITPIATSSIVSLMISKRINDHYNFMMNKMSRTNQIKTYLTNSFNNFNKYIQTNTIQSKNIYEESYSEAIESLNYLKENSDLQSRYILRDVENSLRSYKTSADDTIRIYDKQSAIDAYYGGYVNTKEIASYCNTFISKLSDSYLSYNNEVYNKLKEKETFIYKVLVTYIAFALLISILYTLIFLKNILNKLRELVHNSEKVSNGDFTYYEGQKTNIYELDILSEAFRTMISNIKKHINSLKETAELEKKIRDDEMKLLKYENALKLSQLKVLQSQINPHFLFNTLNCINQTAIKEKALATESLIKSVSGILRYSLSMMNRNATLDEEINITKQYMFIQQLRYEERIKFTLNINADLTKLKVPGMTLQPFVENAFIHGIEPKEEGGEIKINIYEKDNIYFVSIEDDGCGIDEETLYKIISEDSNKEHIGHTTGMGIRSVIERLELMYDEKNMFEITSKKGIGTKIYLKIPMKELSVYAKASSS, encoded by the coding sequence ATGGTGGTGAAGCCAAATAGTTTAAGAAGTAAATTCATAATTTTTGTAGTTATTATAATTACTCCTATAGCAACCAGCAGTATAGTATCCTTGATGATCAGCAAGAGAATTAACGATCATTATAATTTCATGATGAATAAAATGAGCAGAACTAACCAAATAAAAACCTATCTTACTAACTCCTTCAACAACTTTAATAAATATATACAGACCAATACCATACAAAGCAAGAATATATACGAAGAAAGTTATAGCGAAGCAATTGAGAGTTTAAATTATCTTAAGGAAAATTCAGACTTGCAAAGCAGATATATATTAAGAGATGTGGAAAATTCATTAAGAAGCTATAAAACTTCAGCCGATGACACAATAAGGATTTATGATAAGCAAAGCGCCATTGATGCTTATTACGGAGGATACGTTAATACAAAGGAAATAGCAAGTTATTGCAATACGTTTATATCCAAGCTTAGCGACAGTTATCTTAGCTATAATAACGAAGTCTACAATAAATTAAAAGAGAAAGAAACCTTTATCTATAAGGTTTTGGTAACTTATATTGCTTTTGCGCTTTTGATAAGTATTCTTTATACTCTTATCTTTTTAAAAAATATATTAAATAAGCTTCGTGAACTAGTGCATAACTCAGAAAAGGTTTCTAATGGTGACTTTACATACTATGAGGGGCAGAAGACTAATATTTATGAGTTGGACATACTATCTGAAGCCTTTAGAACAATGATAAGCAATATTAAAAAGCATATTAACTCCTTAAAGGAAACCGCTGAGCTAGAAAAGAAAATAAGAGATGACGAGATGAAGCTTTTAAAGTATGAAAATGCTCTTAAACTTTCTCAGCTGAAGGTACTTCAATCTCAAATAAATCCTCACTTTCTTTTTAATACCTTAAACTGTATAAATCAAACAGCTATAAAAGAAAAAGCATTAGCAACTGAAAGTCTTATAAAATCTGTTTCGGGAATTTTAAGATATAGCTTAAGCATGATGAATAGAAACGCTACTCTAGATGAAGAGATTAATATAACTAAGCAGTATATGTTTATTCAGCAGTTAAGATATGAAGAAAGAATAAAATTCACTCTGAATATTAATGCAGATTTAACAAAATTAAAGGTACCTGGAATGACGCTTCAGCCTTTTGTTGAAAATGCGTTCATCCATGGTATTGAGCCTAAAGAGGAGGGAGGAGAGATTAAAATAAATATTTATGAGAAAGATAATATTTATTTTGTATCAATAGAAGACGATGGATGTGGGATAGATGAGGAAACTCTATACAAAATTATTTCGGAGGACTCTAATAAGGAACATATTGGTCATACAACGGGTATGGGAATAAGAAGTGTTATAGAGAGACTTGAACTGATGTACGACGAAAAAAATATGTTTGAAATAACAAGCAAAAAAGGTATTGGCACAAAGATATATTTAAAGATTCCTATGAAGGAGTTGAGTGTTTATGCTAAGGCTTCTAGTAGCTGA
- a CDS encoding helix-turn-helix domain-containing protein: protein MLRLLVADDEKYDREAIISILNLAFGNEFDISEAKNGREAIEISERIRPDIIIMDIKMPGINGLQAILEIRKFLPNAYIIILTAYDYFDFAVEAVKNNVKEYILKPFSRSDITEKIKAAAGFVNMEREKRKREIENQERLYNLMPVLENELSYSIINNSITSIDYETYLRYLGVDFQKACSMVVKFKDEPTIKNIKVQIGEYVKEYIERRYKTIASYRFTKNIVYFLQLKEQMDEYEARFDIVNLAADIRREVRRVFDVSIKIGIGQFYNGLNLMHQSYEEACSSLEFISESINVVHFQDIKNSMNVKESSSSKIQGMEKEKIAVFKRVEQYIAENIKEELDLEKTAAKFNLSSYYFSRSFKEVLGFNFSDYINMLRIRKAKELLKGDSLSIKEICYSVGYSDPNYFSKVFKKYEGVTPSEFKVKFL from the coding sequence ATGCTAAGGCTTCTAGTAGCTGATGATGAAAAGTATGACAGAGAGGCGATTATAAGCATACTTAATTTAGCGTTTGGAAATGAGTTTGATATTAGCGAAGCGAAAAATGGAAGAGAAGCCATTGAAATTTCTGAAAGAATACGGCCTGATATAATAATTATGGATATTAAAATGCCTGGAATAAATGGGCTTCAAGCTATTTTAGAAATTAGAAAGTTTCTTCCCAACGCCTACATTATAATTTTAACAGCCTATGACTATTTTGATTTTGCCGTGGAAGCAGTAAAAAATAATGTTAAGGAATATATCTTAAAGCCCTTCAGCAGATCAGATATAACTGAAAAAATAAAAGCTGCGGCAGGTTTCGTTAACATGGAAAGAGAAAAGAGAAAAAGAGAAATTGAGAATCAGGAAAGACTATATAATCTTATGCCAGTCTTGGAAAATGAATTGAGCTATTCAATAATAAATAACTCAATAACTTCCATTGATTATGAAACCTACTTAAGATATTTAGGGGTAGACTTTCAAAAGGCTTGTTCTATGGTTGTGAAGTTTAAAGATGAACCTACTATTAAAAATATTAAGGTTCAAATCGGGGAATATGTTAAGGAATATATTGAAAGAAGATATAAAACTATCGCAAGCTATAGATTTACTAAAAATATAGTGTATTTTCTTCAGCTAAAGGAACAGATGGACGAGTATGAGGCAAGATTTGATATAGTTAATCTGGCAGCAGATATTAGAAGAGAAGTCAGAAGGGTGTTTGACGTGTCTATTAAAATTGGGATTGGCCAGTTTTATAATGGATTAAATCTAATGCATCAGTCCTATGAGGAAGCTTGTAGCTCTCTTGAGTTTATATCCGAAAGCATAAATGTCGTTCACTTTCAGGATATAAAGAACAGCATGAATGTGAAGGAAAGCTCTAGTAGTAAAATTCAAGGTATGGAAAAGGAAAAAATTGCTGTATTTAAAAGAGTAGAGCAATATATTGCAGAAAATATAAAAGAAGAGCTTGACTTGGAGAAAACAGCAGCAAAGTTTAATTTGAGTTCTTATTATTTTAGTAGAAGCTTTAAAGAAGTTTTAGGGTTCAATTTTTCTGATTATATAAACATGCTTCGAATTAGAAAAGCTAAGGAACTTCTAAAAGGTGACTCTTTGAGCATAAAGGAAATATGCTATTCTGTAGGTTACAGCGATCCTAATTATTTTAGTAAGGTTTTTAAAAAATATGAAGGTGTAACTCCCAGCGAGTTTAAAGTTAAGTTCTTATAG